The following are encoded together in the Deinococcota bacterium genome:
- the trpS gene encoding tryptophan--tRNA ligase, with the protein MSDTTLGETKSKTKQQGTPARRRVFSGVQPSGELHIGNYLGALRQWVRHQDASDNVFCVVDLHALTIPEQIDPAALRDSARKVAALYFASGLDPERNIVFIQSRVREHSELAWIFNCTTPLGWLQRMTQFKAKSRQFESIGSGLLVYPTLQAADILLYDTDEVPVGEDQRQHIELTRDIAVRFNHLFGETFVLPKAVIPEVGARVMGLDDPETKMSKSLAVTRPGHAIGLLDDARTIKKAIMSAVTDSARETRFEQASPGVRNLLGLYRVLSGESREAVEARFAGQGYGQLKKEVLEAVLATLEPLQASYRELMKDPAYLEATLERGADRARAIASKTMARVRGATGLG; encoded by the coding sequence ATGAGCGATACAACGTTGGGTGAAACGAAGAGCAAGACGAAACAGCAGGGGACTCCGGCCAGGCGGCGCGTCTTCTCGGGGGTGCAGCCCTCAGGCGAGCTCCACATCGGCAACTACCTGGGCGCGCTCAGGCAGTGGGTGCGGCACCAGGACGCGAGCGACAACGTCTTCTGCGTCGTCGACCTGCACGCGCTGACCATCCCCGAGCAGATCGACCCCGCGGCCTTGCGCGACAGCGCGCGCAAGGTGGCCGCGCTCTACTTCGCCAGCGGCCTTGACCCCGAGCGCAACATCGTCTTCATCCAGTCGCGGGTGCGCGAGCACAGCGAACTCGCCTGGATCTTTAACTGCACGACCCCCTTGGGCTGGCTCCAGCGGATGACCCAGTTCAAGGCGAAGTCCCGGCAGTTTGAAAGTATCGGCTCGGGCCTGCTCGTCTACCCCACCTTGCAGGCGGCGGACATCCTGCTCTACGACACCGACGAGGTGCCCGTCGGCGAGGACCAGCGCCAGCATATCGAGCTGACCCGGGACATCGCGGTGCGCTTCAATCACCTCTTCGGCGAGACCTTCGTCTTGCCCAAGGCGGTGATCCCCGAGGTGGGCGCGCGGGTCATGGGCCTAGACGACCCCGAGACCAAGATGAGCAAGAGCCTCGCCGTGACCCGCCCCGGCCACGCCATCGGCCTGCTCGACGACGCTCGTACCATCAAGAAGGCGATCATGTCGGCGGTGACGGACTCGGCGCGCGAGACCCGCTTCGAGCAGGCCTCGCCGGGGGTGCGCAACCTGCTCGGCCTCTACCGGGTGCTCAGCGGCGAGAGCCGGGAGGCCGTGGAGGCGAGGTTCGCGGGCCAGGGCTACGGCCAGCTCAAAAAGGAGGTCCTGGAGGCGGTCCTGGCGACCCTCGAGCCCCTCCAGGCGAGCTACCGCGAGCTCATGAAGGACCCCGCTTACCTCGAGGCCACGCTCGAGCGGGGCGCCGACAGGGCGAGGGCCATCGCCTCGAAGACGATGGCGCGGGTGAGAGGGGCGACGGGCCTTGGTTAG